From the genome of Glycine max cultivar Williams 82 chromosome 2, Glycine_max_v4.0, whole genome shotgun sequence, one region includes:
- the LOC121174270 gene encoding uncharacterized protein has translation MDRSWMKRPRITEEYENGVEDFLQFAKQNAPDFHGVYFCPCVKCLNGRRQSLDDIRTHLICDGICPTYTRWIWHGELSEMSSTPGNVGVHEEVGDRIKDMLRDLGQEGFRQTHAPYYEKLDNDSKTPLYVECTKYTRLSGVLALVNLKARFGWSDKSFNELLLLLKNMLPEDNTLPKNHYEAKKILCPVGMEYQKIHACPNDCILYRHEYAELRNCPTCGVSRYKVNSNDCGEDATTYKDRPSKVCWYLPIIPRFKRLFANAEDAKNLTWHADGRIKDGLLRHPTDSPQWKTIDQLYPEFSQDPRNLRVGLASDGMNPFGNLSCNHSSWPVLLIIYNLPPWLCIKRKYIMMSMMIAGPRQPGNDIDVYLAPLIEDLRKLWVEGVDVYDGNAHETFKLRALIFCTINDFPAYGNLSGYSVKGHHACPICEKDTSYIQIKHGKKTVYTRHRRFLKPFHPYRRMKKAFNGTSEIDSAPIPLSGVEVLDRVNNITVIYGKTQKKDGSANKIWKKRSIFFYLPYWCNLHVRHCLDVMHVEKNVCDSLVGTLLNIKGKTKDGLKCRQDLAEMGIRQQLHLVSKGLRTYLPPACHTMSTSEKKSFCHCLKNLKVPQGYSSNIKSLVSVTEMKLVGLKSHDCHVLMQQLLSVAIRGILPDKVRVAITRLCFFFNAICSKVIDPKQLDDLENEASIIICQLEMYFPPAFFDIMVHLVVHLVREIRFCGPVYLRWMYPVERYMKVLKSYTKNQYRPEASIVERYVAEETIEFCSDYIENASPVGLPLSRHESSHQGRGTRGFNVVTMDRQQLSQAHLYVLNNTAEVIPYIDAHKEYVTTCHPTMNMMRVLQEHNKSFVNWFRKTIFASDNASKTLSLLVVGPNLNVLTWKGYDINNYSFYTKSQDDNSTVQNCGVTIDAHSEHFSSALDNHPIRASMPYYGLIKEIWELDYGEFRVPVFKCQ, from the coding sequence ATGGATCGGAGTTGGATGAAAAGACCACGCATAACTGAAGAGTACGAGAATGGGGTTGAAGATTTCTTGCAATTTGCCAAACAAAATGCTCCAGACTTTCATGGGGTATACTTCTGTCCATGTGTGAAATGTTTGAATGGTCGACGGCAATCTTTGGATGACATTAGAACACATCTGATATGTGATGGTATCTGTCCTACTTATACAagatggatatggcatggtgagttATCAGAAATGTCATCAACCCCTGGAAATGTTGGAGTTCATGAAGAAGTTGGTGATCGTATAAAAGACATGCTACGCGATCTTGGACAAGAGGGTTTTAGGCAAACACATGCACCATATTATGAAAAGTTAGATAATGATTCAAAGACACCGTTGTATGTCGAATGCACTAAGTATACACGGTTGTCAGGGGTGTTAGCTTTGGTGAATTTGAAAGcaagatttgggtggagtgacaaaagcttcaacGAATTACTGTTGTTATTGAAGAATATGCTTCCTGAAGATAACACGCTACCGAAGAATCATTACGAAGCAAAGAAGATATTATGTCCTGTTGGAATGGAATACCAAAAAATACATGCTTGCCCTAACGATTGTATCTTGTATAGGCATGAGTATGCTGAACTGCGCAACTGCCCTACATGTGGCGTGTCACGCTACAAAGTGAATTCCAACGATTGCGGTGAAGATGCAACCACATACAAAGATCGTCCATCTAAAGTttgttggtatcttccaataataccaaggtttaagcgattgTTTGCTAATGCAGAAGACGCGAAAAATCTAACATGGCATGCTGATGGCAGGATCAAAGATGGATTGCTCCGTCATCCTACTGATTCTCCTCAATGGAAAACAATTGATCAGCTGTATCCAGAGTTTAGCCAAGATCCCAGAAACCTAAGGGTTGGTCTTGCTtcggatggaatgaatccatttgGAAACTTAAGCTGCAATCATAGTTCGTGGCCTGTTTTGCTAATAATCTACAACctccctccttggttgtgcatcaaGCGGAAGTACATTATGATGTCTATGATGATAGCTGGTccaagacaaccaggaaatgacattgatgtgtaTCTTgctcccttgattgaagacctcAGAAAATTGTGGGTAGAAGGGGTTGATGTGTATGATGGGAATGCTCATGAGACCTTCAAGTTGCGTGCCTTgatattttgtaccattaatgactttccagcatatggtaATTTGAGTGGATATAGTGTGAAAGGCCACCATGCATGTCCCATATGTGAGAAAGACACAAGTTACATCCAAATAAAGCATGGCAAAAAGACAGTGTATACAAGACACCGAAgatttttaaaaccttttcaCCCATATAGGCGAATGAAGAAAGCCTTTAATGGGACATCTGAGATTGACAGTGCACCGATTCCTTTGTCAGGTGTTGAAGTTCTTGATCGGGTGAACAACATTACCGTTATCTATgggaagacacaaaaaaaggaTGGCTCCGCAAACAAaatttggaagaaaaggtccATCTTTTTTTATCTGCCTTACTGGTGCAATTTACATGTGAGACATTGTTTAGATGTTATGCATGTTGAGAAAAATGTCTGTGATAGTTTGGTTGGGACACTGCTTAACATTAAAGGGAAGACAAAAGATGGTTTGAAATGTCGTCAAGATCTAGCAGAAATGGGCATACGTCAACAGTTGCATCTAGTGTCAAAAGGGCTTCGAACATATTTACCGCCAGCATGTCATACGATGTCAACGTCTGAGAAAAAAAGTTTCTGTCATTGTTTGAAAAATcttaaagtcccacaaggatactcttcaaatatcaagagccttgtaTCTGTGACTGAAATGAAGTTGGTTGGTTTGAAGTCGCATGATTGTCATGTTTTAATGCAGCAATTATTGTCTGTTGCCATTCGTGGTATATTGCCTGACAAAGTAAGGGTTGCAATAACTcgattgtgttttttcttcaatgccatctGTAGCAAAGTCATCGACCCGAAACAGTTGGATGATTTGGAAAATGAGGCTTCGATTATCATttgtcagttggagatgtattttccaccAGCCTTTTTTGACATAATGGTTCACTTGGTTGTTCATCTGGTTCGAGAAATACGGTTTTGCGGGCCCGTGTATCTGCGATGGATGTATCCGGTGGAGCGGTACATGAAGGTATTGAAAAGTTATACCAAGAATCAATATCGGCCAGAAGCAagcattgttgaaaggtacgtGGCAGAAGAaactattgagttttgttctgACTACATTGAAAATGCTTCACCTGTGGGTCTTCCTCTAAGCCGTCACGAGTCTAGCCACCAAGGTAGGGGGACACGAGGATTCAATGTTGTAACCATGGATCGCCAGCAACTGTCACAAGCACATTTATATGTACTAAACAACACAGCTGAAGTTATACCATACATAGATGCTCACAAAGAATATGTTACAACTTGTCACCCAACCATGAATATGATGCGTGTGTTGCAAGAGCACAATAAGAGTTTCGTCAATTGGTTTAGAAAAACAATATTTGCTAGCGACAACGCTTCTAAGACATTATCATTGTTAGTTGTTGGGCCTAATCTCAATGTCTTAACTTGGAAGGGGTATGATATCAACAATTATTCTTTCTACACAAAATCCCAGGATGATAACAGCACTGTACAAAACTGTGGAGTAACGATTGATGCTCATTCGGAGCACTTTAGTAGTGCATTAGATAATCATCCTATTCGAGCATCCATGCCTTATTatggactaattaaggaaatatGGGAGCTTGATTATGGTGAATTTAGAGTGCCTGTTTTCAAGTGCCAATAG